A single Drosophila miranda strain MSH22 chromosome XR, D.miranda_PacBio2.1, whole genome shotgun sequence DNA region contains:
- the LOC108152126 gene encoding immediate early response 3-interacting protein 1 encodes MFTLWTLIEASLLCLNAVCILHEERFLAKFGWGRQAGQQDFGAPTAKDQVLNLIRSIRTVAKIPLIFLNIIAIIFKLLLG; translated from the exons ATGTTTACTCTCTGGACGCTCATCGAGGCCTCGCTGTTGTGCCTCAATGCCGTCTGTATCCTGCACGAGGAGCGCTTCCTGGCAAAGT TTGGCTGGGGCCGGCAAGCAGGCCAGCAAGATTTTGGAGCCCCCACGGCCAAGGACCAAGTGTTAAATCTCATTCGTTCCATTCGCACAGTTGCCAAAA TTCCCTTGATATTTCTTAACATAATTGCGATTATATTTAAGCTATTACTTGGGTAA